TTAAAGAGGAACACGAAACTCGTCATTAATCTCCGCGGATGCTTTGCAAGATTCAAATCCGTTTGAAATCAGTATCTGTGAGAAGGACTGGACGTGGGTTCTTTCGGTAAATTAATCGGCCAGAAAGATCCGTTAGAACTTCGTTAGAATATTCATCGCGCTTAATCTTCGACGAATGCTTCGATGCAAAGTTGATGCGCCGCAATGTTAGTCAATCCATCTAGACAAAATCGCTGCAAATGCCGCAACAAAAATCTGCCGATTACTTCGCTGCAAACAGACTTCTTTTTTTAACCAAGCGTGTCCAACTGGGTTAATCTGAAGCGACAATGAAAGCGCGCGAGTAATCAGCTCCACTTTTACTGTTAGAGAACCAACGGCGTCAAGTTAGACAATCAAAAACAAAGCGGGGGAATGTTCGAACAAGCGTTACCTTAGCAGAATCCTTGAGATGCGCCATGCTCGGGTCGTTGATCGGCTTGCCGCTCGCGGCTTTGGTGGCGTGTATGAGATCGCCGAGTGCGGAGGCGACGTCCTTCACGGCGTTGATCAGCATCACTTGGGCCTCCGGATTTTGACTGCCGAGGCTGGCCGCTCCGTACTTGACAACCTCGGCGAGCTGAACGATGGTCGACACCGCGTTCTGCGCCGCGACGGCCAGCTGCTCCTGCGAGGAAGCCGCTCCGGCTACCAGAGTCTTCGTGTCTTCCACCAAGGCCTTTGCGGTTTGCAGTATGTGCTCGCGATGATCGGCGAACGTGTCGCTCTCGTTCTCGGCGTGCAGTGTGCCGGCGGTGGCGAACATGATGGTGGTGTCGAGGTCGCCGATGATGCCGGAAACGGTGCTGGCGGCGTTGATACACGCTTGAGTACCGCGTGAGCCCGCCTGCAGAGCAGCTAACACCTGCGACACCTTCTCGGTCACAATCTTACTGTGCTCCGCAACCTCTCGCTGAGCGTACGCGTCACCGGGTGACATCTGGCAGGTGCCAGCGGCGCGCACGATGTCCGCGCAAGCTCGGCCAAGTTCTTGAACGCCGGTACGAAGCCTGGCGGATACGTCGGCGTTGGAAGCGGCTGCAGAGGCTCCTGATGTGTCGCGGGCGAGTTGTGTGTATTTGTGTGATATGTCGACCGCGAGGGGACCCAATCTGGCCACATCTATGCTTGATTTCGTTgactaaaacaaaaaaaagtatttaaacattgtgaattacatattttgttatgattaaatcttttacacaatttttaatgaatttttaatgaatagaaaaatttaatacaaaaatgacAAAGTTTATGAAGTATTCtatctgatataaaaatttttgaagtaaatatttatttcataagatttttaattttctgtttttgctTAATAGaagaattcaatataaaaatggcaaatttttgcatctatcttttataaaacaaatatatcagATTATATAACCGCCTACCATCTCTTGTGCCAGCCGAGCGATCTCTTTAGCGGCTTCAACCATCCTCGTTTGATAGTCCACGTAAGAATCTACAGTGTCGATAGTGGACATTCTGTGATCCTCTAATCTAACCATTGCGCGAGAAATCGTGTCGATCAAACCAGTGACGATGCCCGCGGATGTTGATATGGTCTCCAGAGTATTTTGCAGTTCTTGAAGCGCGTCCTTGGTCGACTCGACGGTTTCGTCCACTTCGGAGTGCAACGCGACGGCCTTCGGATTGCCGCCGGATTCCTTCGTGACGTAAATCAATTGCAGGGCGGACTCGGCGACGGTCTTCGTTTGATCAAGCAGCACCATTTGCTGCTTCGACTGCACCATATTGGACGCGGCGCCGATCGCGCCGGAGACGAGAGGCTCCGAGTACAGGGCGATCTGATTGACGGCGTGGCCGACGTTCTCCGCCTCGTATTTCGCGGCGATGCGCAACGGCTCCAGCTTCTCGCGCAACTCGCTCGCGCTGCTCTCCATCTGATCGGTGAATCCCTGGACGGTGTTCTCGCGACGCGGCACCAGCGTCTGCGAAACCGCGCTCAGCGAGATGGCGTCCAGCTCGCGTATCCGCGCCGACAGCTTCTCGATCGCGGCGTCGCACTCTTTCTGACCGGGTGCCTTGTCGCGAATCGACGCTACCAGCGATTTGATGGAATCGCTAACACTCTTGCTGTGATTGGCCAGTAGTTGCCAGGTTGGCGGATCCTTCGGACTGATCGCGAGACTCTTCGCTGCTTGCACCATGGCGCACGAGCCGTCGATGATAGACTTGCCGGCGCTGGTGATCGGCTCTTGCGCGGCTCGAGCGGCGATCGAGATCTTCGCCGGTTGACTCGCAAATTCGGGGGAGCTCGCAAACGTGCAGAGATTGTCGACCGCCTCGAGCAGAGGTTTCGTCGCTTCCGCGCACTTCTCGCGATTAATGTCGGAATAATTTTGATCAAGTGCCTTAATCTCTTTGACGAGGCACGCCGTCGAGTTTGCGACGTCCTTGGCGGACTGAACGAAGTGACGTTTCGCCACCGGATTGCTGGTCTTGCTGGAGGCGACTCTGCACGCGTTGCACAGGGCGCTGGTGTGCTTGGCAATCATAGTGGCAGCTGAGAGAACTTGTTGCTGCGTGCTGGTGGGATTGCCGAGGCTCTGGCAGCCGCTTTGGATGGCTTGCGCCGCCCGTAAGAACTGCGCCTGATCCACCAAGCCTGGTTTACCCGCCACCGATGTCGGATCGCTCACTCCTGCCAAATAAGCCGCCTGAGCCGCGGCTTCGATCAGGCCGCAGATCGATGAGGAAACTCCGCGAACGGCAACGGAGAAATGCTCGTGCTCCGATTTCTTCGCGTGATTCGCGATGCCGGTCATGCCGTCGCCGAGGCTCTTGCTCTTCTCCATCACGGTTTCCAAGCACTCGAAGTACGAGGCGTCGGAGAACGGCTGGCTCGGATTGTCCAGCAGTGATCGCATGGACTGGATGTTCCTGATAGCGTTGTCGCACTCGTTCTGCCCGGGCGCCGCCGAGGTACACACGTCTACGAGGTAATTGATGGAGTCCGTGACGGCGCGAGCCGCCGCCGACAGCTGATTCTTCGCGTTCGGCGCGGTGGGATCGGCCGCGACCGATTTCGCGGTCACGAGCAGCTTGCTGGATGTCATGCTGACGTTTCTCAGTGATATTACTACTTGAGTGCGTGTCTCAATCGATGTCTGACTCGCCATTTCCATACCCACGCCCAACAAATCACCGAAGGCATTGGTGAATTGCTTCGACGAGCTCGCTAGCTGCACCGGCGAACGCACGGATGACACCACGCTCGACGACGCGTCGTTCAGATTAACGGCCGCGTTATTCAGGTCGCTCTGCAATTGCCTGCGAAATAGAAGTTGCGAGATATATAACAGAATTCAAATAACATGTACCTATCGTAATGTGAATTATTCAATGAGCGATAAGAATATGTGAGGTAATAAAAGAAAGTGGAACAAGACTGTTTGCAAAGCTGCTCACCCATAACTCTTGTTTGTTTGCGGGAACTCGTTTATGCCGAGCACTTGAGTCATGTCGTCGATGTTGCGTATGGCTTCGTCCACGTCTCTCTGCCCGGGCAGGCAGGAGACGCACTTGTTCAGAGAAATGGAGACGTCTTTGGCAACCGCGGCTAAGTTGATCTCGTTCTCGGGATCGTCGGGATTCTTCAGCACGCGCCGCGCTTCCTTCACCAGATACAGCGATCGCAGAATCACGTCGTCGGCTGTCATCAGCACCTTCTTCTGCGTCTCCGGCTGATCAGATGTAGCAGCCACGCCGCGAACAGCATAAGTGAGATCTTTCAGGGCAGACGCCGTTTCTCTGGCGGCGCTTCCGGTGTAATTCTCATTGCCCTGCTTGGCAGCGGACAACAGCTGCGCCATGGCAAATCCTACGTTTTTGGACGAGGCGCCGAGTCGCAGAGCGGTGGATTCCGTCGTTTCCTCCGGTAGTGGTCTCAACGAAGCGGCCTCCACGGCGCGATAAAATTCTCCCAACTCGTCCTTCAAGCTGTTGATCAGCTCTTCTGCAGCGTCGAGCTCCAAACCGCCGCAAGCTATTCTAGCACGCGTCACTGCCGATCGCAGATCCGCCAATGAGGATCCCAACTGCTGCGACGTGTTGTTTAGCTGCATTGCGGACGCCTGATCGGTAACCGTCGGTAAAACAGCCCTGACCGCCTTCACTACGGAAGTACCTGGCTGCAGGAATTGCTCGGAGGCGTTTATGAGATTCAATTGCGCCGTAGGGTTGTCCGGTTGCATCTGCGTGCCCTTCACTCCCGATACCAAATGTGGAATGTGCTGCGCTATTGTGCGACACTCCATGTTGAGCTCTTCTTGGCTGGCCGGATTGGTGTTGTGATGCCCGGCGCCGGAAGATGCCGCGATGCACTGCGTGGCGGTTGAAGCTGCCTGTTTGGCGCAAACCTCCAAGTGCGTGATGAGTTTCCTGCGCAACGCCGGAGTGGCCGCTGCGGTGGTCGCAGCTCGCAGCTCCTCCGCCGCTTGGCGCAGTTGATCTTGCATCTTGGCGTCGTGTGGACTGCTGGCGCACTGTCGCGCCGCCTCCACCATCTTGGCAGTGGCGTCGGCGAGCAGCTTCGCCGCCGCTAAGAGACGCTGCTGCTGCTCCGAATCCGTCTGTCTTTCCGCTTCGCCTTTGATGCTTTGAATCAATTGCGCGGTAGCTTGGCCGACTATTCTTGCTTGTCGCACCATCTCGCCGGCGTCGCCGGTGCTGGCGAAGAGCTTGTCCGTCGCAACTAAGATAGTTTCCACCGCGCCTTCCTGGATGGATTCCCTTGCGCGCTCTCTTCTCGTCGCGGCCTTGATGTGATCGAGGAGATCGTTCAAGGTGCGGCTGACCTCGTTGGCGGCGGCGCTCAGCTCCTTCAGCAAGTTCTCGTCGCTGCACGTCTCGTTGCAGACTTGAACCAAGCGCTCCACCGCCTTGGTCACCTCGCGAACGGCGTTCATCAGCTGAGTCTGACAGGCGGGCGAGTGTAAAGTCGGCGCCACTACCTTTGCGCAGGCCACCAGTTGTGACGTAGCGAGCGCGCATTGCGTCGCAGCTGATATAACTCTGTTCTGAGTCGCAGAGTCCTCGCACGTGGCTGCGATGTTCTTCGCCTTCAATACCAGAGCGGCGGTGGTGTTGGCTACCGCTTTGGCCAGCGCGAGTAGCATGTCCTGCAGTTCACGATTTGAATCGTCTTCTTCTCCAATAGTCGTCAATACCTGGTGCGATGCCTCGCCCACTCGCGATGCAGCGTTCAATAGATTCTGTCGCGGCTAAAATATAAgcgaaaaataattcacacaatgttcgaaaatatataaaataatagaaatgcaGATTGAATAACTATAAAGTGTTTAATTAAGTGAATAATTATAAGGTATTGAATTAAGTAAACTTTGTAAAATCTTTGCAGTTTCTACAAGTGCATCTTCTAAAGATCGAAGACTATCGTGTCTGCAGATCTAATCTCATCTGCGCTACAAAGCTCAAGTGTTAGTGCTTACATATTGTTCGTAGAGCGTAGATGTTATGTGGAAAGGCTGCAGGAAAAGAAGAGACTTGAAATAACGCTCAACGGTCGATTAATCACAATTCTAACTCGCTATAATCTTTTAgacacttttcttttttatcaatcgCGACAGACTCACCTCTTTCGTTTCCGGTTCGGTGGCCTTCAGCAGATCCGAAAACGCCGAGCAGAGTTTTCTGGCGGCGTCTAGGAGTCGTTCGCCGGACGACTCGTCGTCCATGAGAGCGGCGATCATCCGCACGCCCTTCGTCATCTCCGGCAGATTCGTCGCGATCGTGGTAATCGCGGCTCCCACCGCGGTGTGATCGACATCGTCCGCCGGTCCGGAGGTCAGCGTGACCACCTGAGCGGTCGCGGCGTTCATCGCCGCGATCTGCGAGCCCACGTTCTGCTTGTGGGTGTCGATGGTCTGCTCGATCCATCTCAGGGAAGCCGGATCCGTGCCGAGCTCGGGCAGCTGGGCCTTCGTCGAGAGTTCCGTCTCGGCGATGTGGATCACCTCGTGACCAGCGGTGATGGTCGACAGTAAGGCACGTTGCGGTTCAGACAGGACGGATGTCACTTTAGTTTGTTGGACCTAGTTTCATACAATCGTATATTGCACAAGCATCTTCTCCGGCCTTCTCGAAGCCGATTGATCGGATCGGAAATAGTTCTCGCGAAAGAAATGCAACACTCTGCTTATGACGATCAATCAACATAAACGGAATGCGCGTACATAAGGAAGCGATAAACTGCAACGAGTGCTATGTTGCGGCGATACAGAGTTTACTGATCGAACGAGTGTTTCTCGTCGCACGAGAGCGCGATTGATTTGCACGCAGAGAGTTTATCCGCCAGTAAGCGCTGTACCGGGATGCCAATCGACGGGCGTAAAACGCAAATGAATCAAACGGCGAAAGTAAAACGGATTATCCATAAATTGAGGAGTAAACAGATAACTGAAAGTCTTACTGTAAATGTACCTACTCTGTGTCCGCAATAGAAGGCGCCTagcatgaaaataaatttaaccgTCTATTAGTCTCTTAAAATTTCGCTCTCTAAAGTGCAACACAATGATCAGTGCGATTTTAGACATTCACAAGAAAATGTAACACCATCCCaggtatataaatatacaaatcatCATTCATCAATAGTCACACAGTGATACGACACGGCTCGCTTGTCGTTAAACAACATGAAAGAATTCCCGAAAGACTCGGCCATTTTTACAGTTCGAGGCGCATAGGTATTTATAACAAGCAACCAAAAAACACCGACATCCAAGATGAGCTTGAGCTTGATCAGTTTAGACGCTTTTTAACGAAGCTTACCATAGGTGGAGTATGAGCGATGTTCACTTGCCCGCTGACAGTCGTGTATTGAGCACCACCTATGTGGCCGGTTCCGTATGGTCGAGCTCCTACAAATCATACCGCGCATTCTGAGCATTCTATAGCTCTATTTACAATTATCGATCGCCCCGATCGAGTCCTCGATCTGTTTAGATTTTCCATTGAAAGCTAAAGGAGAGCTCGGTATACTTAATTATCTAATCTGATTGCAAGCGACATTTGTACGAATGCTCAAAGCTAGACAAACGTGTATTTACATAGTGAAAAGTGTATTTATGTACAGGAACATATATCAGCTAAGATCCGAGGATTCAATCGTGCAAAAAATCGCTAATTCGCGTTTCTtactctaaaaatataattaactaaaaaaacaaaaggcAGTATTAaaatctgtaatatttaaaactatagTGGAATAATTTAGCTCGTAAAAAAACACGTTCTTAAAAGCTGCCATGTACATCGAAGTttgcgtaaataaaaatttttagaaaagatattctatatataatatttttacattatataatcattatagatttttagaaTCCGAGAGTTAATCAATACAACAAGATACTAATCTTGATcgaattatctaaaaataaaacaagatcTATTTCGAGACGCTTACCGTCTCCTCCGGCCCTCATGACAGCTGGTATTGCGACGGAGACTGCTTCTACGTTTCCTTTACCGACATTGCTGGTTTCGTGCTGCATAATAGTAGCCCTGTTGAGAAAATAAGACATGCGTAAGGCGTTGAACAAAATCACCCGTTCGAGTAAACCGATTAATCTCGCGGAGTAATACTCGTTAGAATTAGCTCGAATGCGCTTGTTTGCGTGACGTCTTAAGAACTCCTCCATGATGATGATATCGAATTGACGCGAAATATTCTCGGCGCATGAATCGCGCACTGAATCGGTCGCTTCACGACAAGCCTGACCCGTCGAGAACTGATAATTGTTCTAATACCTTCTTAATGGCGATTATTACTTAAGCCCACACCTAGCGCGAAGTGTTCACAAAGGAGCGCATTGAGCGCGTGACAGTGTGAGACTTACTTGAGAGGCGACACGCTGTCCTCCACCATAGTGGACCCCTCGTCACCCTCGATGCCGAAATGATCCTTTGCTTTCTGTTTTTTCAGAATAATGTCAATGTAGCCGGCGATCAACTGAAGTATCTGTTCCGCTTCGGTCGTCTGCACGCTGTAATATTGGTCGGAGTAGTCGCCAAAGTCAAGAGTGAAGGTGTTCGGCGAGGCGCCCCAACGCCGCACGGTCGTCAACGGCCACGTCTTCAGGATCTCCTTCGTCTTCTCGTCGAGCCGTAGGACCGAGTCCTTCGTCACGCCGAGCAGACGCGGCACCAGCTTGTTCTTGCCCTTCATCTTCTCTTTCACCAAGAAGAACGTGACGCCGTATGTGTTCAGCGATCTGGCGGTCTTCGTGTACAAAACTTTGGCCTCCAACTCCGAGAGCCCGATGTGCTTCTTATGCTCCGCGAAGACCTTCTTTTCAATTCCTTTCACTTTCACGTACGATTGCGGCAGAAATTCCTTGAGACTGCGAAAAGAATGTGATATAGAAAGTGTTGATtgataagatttaaaaaattactgatcGTGCAACTCACTCCAGGAAACCAGGTTTGTGCTTCTCCTCCTTGTGATCGCCAAACTGGATTTGGCACTGGATGCCGGCGAAAACGCAAGCTTTTTCCTGCGTGATTGGATGCGTGCCGTCTAGAATTGCATCTCGCGCTTGCACGTATAACAGCGACAATTGTACGGGATCGCGGCTGTCGATGTTTTGATccgagaagaaaaatttcctCCTCAGCAAAACGGTCTCGGCTTCGTCTATGCCTTGTTCGCGCAGAGTTTTGCTTGGATCTATCCAATTTActgcacaaaaaaaatataaaatacttttaacatttccgtttacatttatactattattgatttattattatgatttaaaCAGCGATTAAATTTTGAGTAGTTTAAACATCGCGCGAACTCAATATTACCTTCGTCGTCggttttcaatttctttctcAATTGTTCCATCTTTGCGTCCCTCTCGCCCTTCTCCTCCTTCTTCCGCTTCAACGTAAGAGTGCCGAAATTTCCGGATTTTGGATTCTCGTTCTCCTCGTCCATCAGTTCGCGCACCAAGGAATACTCATCGTGATTCGTGATGCCGATTTTAGTACATATCACTACCATGAGATTCGCCACGGGCTGACTGTCGTCTACTAGCATGGTCTTCAGCGTTCCATCCAGCATGCGGACTCGAAGCGTACGGAATTTACGACGGTACTCAAGTAGATCTCCGTTTCTCAGAATGTAATAGTCGAGATTTCGCCCAGGCTCCAACCAGACACCCTTCTTCACGTCCTCATCAGCGAGAAACAGACCGTAATCCTTCGCTGTACGAGCAACAGAAAGGTAAacatattgcatttttgtaatttaacgcaatacacataatataatttattacgcattttacatgtaaaactatcatgtatttaacatttgtaaaatatataaacctttTTGATCAATTAAATTCCTATTATTTCCATCAAAGTAAATTAGATCTGGACAAAATTTCAGATATCCTTTTGTTGCACGAGATGACAAATGAGATATTTCCGGGACATTTAATATTGTTCCGTCATAATATTATCcgtgatatttaataaaaaaaaaatttgatagcATTTCTCTCAGCAAaggatgttaaatatatgtatttt
The nucleotide sequence above comes from Linepithema humile isolate Giens D197 chromosome 4, Lhum_UNIL_v1.0, whole genome shotgun sequence. Encoded proteins:
- the rhea gene encoding talin-1 isoform X1; protein product: MATLSLRISIPEKNATKMMQFDPSTSVYDACRIIREKLVEASNMGQPKDYGLFLADEDVKKGVWLEPGRNLDYYILRNGDLLEYRRKFRTLRVRMLDGTLKTMLVDDSQPVANLMVVICTKIGITNHDEYSLVRELMDEENENPKSGNFGTLTLKRKKEEKGERDAKMEQLRKKLKTDDEVNWIDPSKTLREQGIDEAETVLLRRKFFFSDQNIDSRDPVQLSLLYVQARDAILDGTHPITQEKACVFAGIQCQIQFGDHKEEKHKPGFLDLKEFLPQSYVKVKGIEKKVFAEHKKHIGLSELEAKVLYTKTARSLNTYGVTFFLVKEKMKGKNKLVPRLLGVTKDSVLRLDEKTKEILKTWPLTTVRRWGASPNTFTLDFGDYSDQYYSVQTTEAEQILQLIAGYIDIILKKQKAKDHFGIEGDEGSTMVEDSVSPLKATIMQHETSNVGKGNVEAVSVAIPAVMRAGGDGARPYGTGHIGGAQYTTVSGQVNIAHTPPMVQQTKVTSVLSEPQRALLSTITAGHEVIHIAETELSTKAQLPELGTDPASLRWIEQTIDTHKQNVGSQIAAMNAATAQVVTLTSGPADDVDHTAVGAAITTIATNLPEMTKGVRMIAALMDDESSGERLLDAARKLCSAFSDLLKATEPETKEPRQNLLNAASRVGEASHQVLTTIGEEDDSNRELQDMLLALAKAVANTTAALVLKAKNIAATCEDSATQNRVISAATQCALATSQLVACAKVVAPTLHSPACQTQLMNAVREVTKAVERLVQVCNETCSDENLLKELSAAANEVSRTLNDLLDHIKAATRRERARESIQEGAVETILVATDKLFASTGDAGEMVRQARIVGQATAQLIQSIKGEAERQTDSEQQQRLLAAAKLLADATAKMVEAARQCASSPHDAKMQDQLRQAAEELRAATTAAATPALRRKLITHLEVCAKQAASTATQCIAASSGAGHHNTNPASQEELNMECRTIAQHIPHLVSGVKGTQMQPDNPTAQLNLINASEQFLQPGTSVVKAVRAVLPTVTDQASAMQLNNTSQQLGSSLADLRSAVTRARIACGGLELDAAEELINSLKDELGEFYRAVEAASLRPLPEETTESTALRLGASSKNVGFAMAQLLSAAKQGNENYTGSAARETASALKDLTYAVRGVAATSDQPETQKKVLMTADDVILRSLYLVKEARRVLKNPDDPENEINLAAVAKDVSISLNKCVSCLPGQRDVDEAIRNIDDMTQVLGINEFPQTNKSYGQLQSDLNNAAVNLNDASSSVVSSVRSPVQLASSSKQFTNAFGDLLGVGMEMASQTSIETRTQVVISLRNVSMTSSKLLVTAKSVAADPTAPNAKNQLSAAARAVTDSINYLVDVCTSAAPGQNECDNAIRNIQSMRSLLDNPSQPFSDASYFECLETVMEKSKSLGDGMTGIANHAKKSEHEHFSVAVRGVSSSICGLIEAAAQAAYLAGVSDPTSVAGKPGLVDQAQFLRAAQAIQSGCQSLGNPTSTQQQVLSAATMIAKHTSALCNACRVASSKTSNPVAKRHFVQSAKDVANSTACLVKEIKALDQNYSDINREKCAEATKPLLEAVDNLCTFASSPEFASQPAKISIAARAAQEPITSAGKSIIDGSCAMVQAAKSLAISPKDPPTWQLLANHSKSVSDSIKSLVASIRDKAPGQKECDAAIEKLSARIRELDAISLSAVSQTLVPRRENTVQGFTDQMESSASELREKLEPLRIAAKYEAENVGHAVNQIALYSEPLVSGAIGAASNMVQSKQQMVLLDQTKTVAESALQLIYVTKESGGNPKAVALHSEVDETVESTKDALQELQNTLETISTSAGIVTGLIDTISRAMVRLEDHRMSTIDTVDSYVDYQTRMVEAAKEIARLAQEMSTKSSIDVARLGPLAVDISHKYTQLARDTSGASAAASNADVSARLRTGVQELGRACADIVRAAGTCQMSPGDAYAQREVAEHSKIVTEKVSQVLAALQAGSRGTQACINAASTVSGIIGDLDTTIMFATAGTLHAENESDTFADHREHILQTAKALVEDTKTLVAGAASSQEQLAVAAQNAVSTIVQLAEVVKYGAASLGSQNPEAQVMLINAVKDVASALGDLIHATKAASGKPINDPSMAHLKDSAKVMVTNVTSLLKTVKAVEDEHTRGTRALESTIEAIAQEIRALNTPETQKSNVTPEDLVRCTKSITISTAKAVAAGNSCKQDDIIAAANMGRKAISDMLTICKGAAYNCAETAELRDRTLQAGHDVAINYRELLQAILQISSRSGDAKHTLPAISRKIAQSVTELVAVAELLKGNDWVDPDDPTVIAENELLGAAASIDAAAKKLASLRPRRSIQETNEDMNFDEMILEAAKSIAAATSALIKAASAAQRELIATGKVSRTPLTSSDDGQWSEGLISAARLVAAATHSLVESANALVQGVSSEEKLISSAKQVASSTAQLLVACKVKADPDSESTKRLQAAGNAVKRATDNLVRAAQQAIQQEEDRSLVLNRRMVGGIAQEIDARSEVLRIERELEEARGRLTAIRLAKYKNRPDLSDGDGDVSAEQSGYQSYTTRYETRAYEPPNAPSPIQTMNHTLDQLQSTTQHISHQFAGSDRQNLVSPEKVHSTQSTLERRMKDSQYRSTLENQYGSLDRKYIIDSHQDRNPYVITERKIITDNSPAQYSSIERRINQESYATDRKHTDGYASYPPPQHISYATTKSPTPKATLEHTFEDRKSPQDQQKYPNDRFSGVSPMSTFRSEKQVDTQRFSSGVPQHQTFKNVESKVIPGGRIETITTKMYTSTPGKSSSSSNYEATEETKEYATSGNELSTFKGLDNVDSVEERMKSTTHKVTEKKTVTMTMSSRQESNTKTFRYDDKQ
- the rhea gene encoding talin-1 isoform X2, with amino-acid sequence MATLSLRISIPEKNATKMMQFDPSTSVYDACRIIREKLVEASNMGQPKDYGLFLADEDVKKGVWLEPGRNLDYYILRNGDLLEYRRKFRTLRVRMLDGTLKTMLVDDSQPVANLMVVICTKIGITNHDEYSLVRELMDEENENPKSGNFGTLTLKRKKEEKGERDAKMEQLRKKLKTDDEVNWIDPSKTLREQGIDEAETVLLRRKFFFSDQNIDSRDPVQLSLLYVQARDAILDGTHPITQEKACVFAGIQCQIQFGDHKEEKHKPGFLDLKEFLPQSYVKVKGIEKKVFAEHKKHIGLSELEAKVLYTKTARSLNTYGVTFFLVKEKMKGKNKLVPRLLGVTKDSVLRLDEKTKEILKTWPLTTVRRWGASPNTFTLDFGDYSDQYYSVQTTEAEQILQLIAGYIDIILKKQKAKDHFGIEGDEGSTMVEDSVSPLKATIMQHETSNVGKGNVEAVSVAIPAVMRAGGDGARPYGTGHIGGAQYTTVSGQVNIAHTPPMVQQTKVTSVLSEPQRALLSTITAGHEVIHIAETELSTKAQLPELGTDPASLRWIEQTIDTHKQNVGSQIAAMNAATAQVVTLTSGPADDVDHTAVGAAITTIATNLPEMTKGVRMIAALMDDESSGERLLDAARKLCSAFSDLLKATEPETKEPFHITSTLYEQYPRQNLLNAASRVGEASHQVLTTIGEEDDSNRELQDMLLALAKAVANTTAALVLKAKNIAATCEDSATQNRVISAATQCALATSQLVACAKVVAPTLHSPACQTQLMNAVREVTKAVERLVQVCNETCSDENLLKELSAAANEVSRTLNDLLDHIKAATRRERARESIQEGAVETILVATDKLFASTGDAGEMVRQARIVGQATAQLIQSIKGEAERQTDSEQQQRLLAAAKLLADATAKMVEAARQCASSPHDAKMQDQLRQAAEELRAATTAAATPALRRKLITHLEVCAKQAASTATQCIAASSGAGHHNTNPASQEELNMECRTIAQHIPHLVSGVKGTQMQPDNPTAQLNLINASEQFLQPGTSVVKAVRAVLPTVTDQASAMQLNNTSQQLGSSLADLRSAVTRARIACGGLELDAAEELINSLKDELGEFYRAVEAASLRPLPEETTESTALRLGASSKNVGFAMAQLLSAAKQGNENYTGSAARETASALKDLTYAVRGVAATSDQPETQKKVLMTADDVILRSLYLVKEARRVLKNPDDPENEINLAAVAKDVSISLNKCVSCLPGQRDVDEAIRNIDDMTQVLGINEFPQTNKSYGQLQSDLNNAAVNLNDASSSVVSSVRSPVQLASSSKQFTNAFGDLLGVGMEMASQTSIETRTQVVISLRNVSMTSSKLLVTAKSVAADPTAPNAKNQLSAAARAVTDSINYLVDVCTSAAPGQNECDNAIRNIQSMRSLLDNPSQPFSDASYFECLETVMEKSKSLGDGMTGIANHAKKSEHEHFSVAVRGVSSSICGLIEAAAQAAYLAGVSDPTSVAGKPGLVDQAQFLRAAQAIQSGCQSLGNPTSTQQQVLSAATMIAKHTSALCNACRVASSKTSNPVAKRHFVQSAKDVANSTACLVKEIKALDQNYSDINREKCAEATKPLLEAVDNLCTFASSPEFASQPAKISIAARAAQEPITSAGKSIIDGSCAMVQAAKSLAISPKDPPTWQLLANHSKSVSDSIKSLVASIRDKAPGQKECDAAIEKLSARIRELDAISLSAVSQTLVPRRENTVQGFTDQMESSASELREKLEPLRIAAKYEAENVGHAVNQIALYSEPLVSGAIGAASNMVQSKQQMVLLDQTKTVAESALQLIYVTKESGGNPKAVALHSEVDETVESTKDALQELQNTLETISTSAGIVTGLIDTISRAMVRLEDHRMSTIDTVDSYVDYQTRMVEAAKEIARLAQEMSTKSSIDVARLGPLAVDISHKYTQLARDTSGASAAASNADVSARLRTGVQELGRACADIVRAAGTCQMSPGDAYAQREVAEHSKIVTEKVSQVLAALQAGSRGTQACINAASTVSGIIGDLDTTIMFATAGTLHAENESDTFADHREHILQTAKALVEDTKTLVAGAASSQEQLAVAAQNAVSTIVQLAEVVKYGAASLGSQNPEAQVMLINAVKDVASALGDLIHATKAASGKPINDPSMAHLKDSAKVMVTNVTSLLKTVKAVEDEHTRGTRALESTIEAIAQEIRALNTPETQKSNVTPEDLVRCTKSITISTAKAVAAGNSCKQDDIIAAANMGRKAISDMLTICKGAAYNCAETAELRDRTLQAGHDVAINYRELLQAILQISSRSGDAKHTLPAISRKIAQSVTELVAVAELLKGNDWVDPDDPTVIAENELLGAAASIDAAAKKLASLRPRRSIQETNEDMNFDEMILEAAKSIAAATSALIKAASAAQRELIATGKVSRTPLTSSDDGQWSEGLISAARLVAAATHSLVESANALVQGVSSEEKLISSAKQVASSTAQLLVACKVKADPDSESTKRLQAAGNAVKRATDNLVRAAQQAIQQEEDRSLVLNRRMVGGIAQEIDARSEVLRIERELEEARGRLTAIRLAKYKNRPDLSDGDGDVSAEQSGYQSYTTRYETRAYEPPNAPSPIQTMNHTLDQLQSTTQHISHQFAGSDRQNLVSPEKVHSTQSTLERRMKDSQYRSTLENQYGSLDRKYIIDSHQDRNPYVITERKIITDNSPAQYSSIERRINQESYATDRKHTDGYASYPPPQHISYATTKSPTPKATLEHTFEDRKSPQDQQKYPNDRFSGVSPMSTFRSEKQVDTQRFSSGVPQHQTFKNVESKVIPGGRIETITTKMYTSTPGKSSSSSNYEATEETKEYATSGNELSTFKGLDNVDSVEERMKSTTHKVTEKKTVTMTMSSRQESNTKTFRYDDKQ